Proteins encoded together in one Cellulomonas gilvus ATCC 13127 window:
- a CDS encoding GspE/PulE family protein — MKQLGEILLEEGLVTEGQLLAALDEQLASGTSLGRTLVELGMLTENQLVAALASQVGMQFIDLDEHPVDRAAVAMVPGALCRRYTVLPIAVQNGVLILATADPGNVMAVDDVRTVSGMPVTPVISTYDNVVRAIDRFVRADGEMENLSSAFEEAQAEPEADLSKMGDFVDDDAPIVRYVNLLVTQAITDRASDIHIEPTEHDLRVRYRIDGVLHETQRSPKNITGGVISRVKIMSDIDIAEKRKPQDGRMSVVHNGRKIDLRVATLPTVWGEKIVMRILDNSTASLDLRDLSFLDHNFESYQESYTKPYGMILVTGPTGSGKSTTLYATLNAVSKPDINVITVEDPVEYRLAGINQVQVNPKAGLTFAAALRSILRSDPDVVLLGEIRDHETAQIAIEAALTGHLVLSTLHTNDAPSAVTRLTEMGIEPFLVGSALDCVVAQRLARRLCPKCKVAYQPSPEEMEAARFPWVPGEPLPELFRPGGCTSCSKTGYKGRLALHEVMRVTEEIERHAVAHSSAADIAATAVKQGMTTLRNDGWYKVALGQTSIEEILRVVA; from the coding sequence GTGAAGCAGCTGGGCGAGATCCTGCTCGAGGAAGGTCTGGTCACCGAGGGGCAGCTCCTGGCCGCGCTCGACGAGCAGCTGGCCTCGGGCACGTCGCTCGGTCGCACGCTCGTCGAGCTCGGCATGCTGACCGAGAACCAGCTCGTCGCCGCGCTCGCCTCGCAGGTCGGCATGCAGTTCATCGACCTCGACGAGCACCCGGTGGACCGCGCAGCCGTCGCGATGGTGCCGGGTGCGCTCTGCCGCCGGTACACCGTCCTGCCGATCGCGGTCCAGAACGGCGTCCTCATCCTCGCGACCGCCGATCCCGGCAACGTCATGGCGGTCGACGACGTGCGCACCGTCTCCGGCATGCCGGTGACCCCGGTGATCTCCACGTACGACAACGTGGTGCGAGCGATCGACCGGTTCGTTCGCGCCGACGGCGAGATGGAGAACCTCTCGTCCGCGTTCGAGGAGGCGCAGGCCGAGCCTGAGGCCGACCTGTCGAAGATGGGCGACTTCGTCGACGACGACGCGCCCATCGTCCGGTACGTCAACCTGCTCGTCACGCAGGCGATCACCGACCGCGCCTCGGACATCCACATCGAGCCGACCGAGCACGACCTGCGGGTCCGTTACCGCATCGACGGCGTGCTCCACGAGACGCAGCGCTCACCCAAGAACATCACGGGCGGCGTGATCTCGCGCGTGAAGATCATGAGCGACATCGACATCGCGGAGAAGCGCAAGCCGCAGGACGGCCGCATGTCCGTGGTGCACAACGGCCGCAAGATCGACCTCCGCGTCGCGACGCTGCCCACGGTCTGGGGCGAGAAGATCGTCATGCGAATCCTCGACAACTCCACGGCCAGCCTCGACCTGCGGGACCTGTCCTTCCTCGACCACAACTTCGAGTCGTACCAGGAGTCGTACACCAAGCCGTACGGCATGATCCTGGTCACCGGCCCGACCGGTTCGGGCAAGTCGACCACGCTGTACGCGACGCTCAACGCGGTCTCCAAGCCCGACATCAACGTCATCACGGTCGAGGACCCCGTCGAGTACCGGCTCGCGGGCATCAACCAGGTGCAGGTCAACCCGAAGGCGGGGCTCACGTTCGCGGCCGCGCTGCGCTCGATCCTGCGGTCCGACCCGGACGTCGTGCTCCTCGGTGAGATCCGTGACCACGAGACCGCGCAGATCGCGATCGAGGCGGCGCTCACCGGCCACCTGGTGCTCTCGACGCTGCACACCAACGACGCACCCTCGGCGGTCACGCGCCTGACGGAGATGGGCATCGAGCCCTTCCTCGTCGGGTCCGCGCTCGACTGCGTGGTCGCGCAGCGACTCGCGCGCCGCCTGTGCCCGAAGTGCAAGGTCGCCTACCAGCCCTCCCCGGAGGAGATGGAGGCCGCCCGATTCCCGTGGGTCCCGGGCGAACCGCTGCCCGAGCTGTTCCGTCCCGGCGGGTGCACCTCGTGCTCGAAGACGGGCTACAAGGGCCGTCTCGCGCTGCACGAGGTCATGCGTGTCACCGAGGAGATCGAGCGGCACGCGGTGGCGCACTCGTCCGCCGCCGACATCGCGGCCACCGCGGTCAAGCAGGGCATGACGACGCTCCGCAACGACGGCTGGTACAAGGTCGCGCTGGGCCAGACGTCGATCGAGGAGATCCTGCGCGTCGTCGCGTGA
- a CDS encoding alpha/beta fold hydrolase → MEPVIDTSPAPAAPRPVVLVHGTRTSHAIWRDQVAELARRGHPTHAVDLPGHGARSDERFTLDGALATIDAAVAACAGPPLLVGLSLGGYASLAYAGRHEGRVAGLLLAGCSTQTRGPLLRAYRRASVWVTSVLPLGRGTWHVVADMLDAVAACSPVADLRRVRVPVWLVNGRRDPLRLEERRFLRAHRGARLTVVPRAGHDVNAHAPAAFNAVMLAALAELSPAPVRAPAPA, encoded by the coding sequence GTGGAGCCCGTCATCGACACGTCCCCCGCGCCGGCCGCGCCCCGGCCCGTCGTGCTCGTGCACGGCACGCGCACGTCGCACGCGATCTGGCGCGACCAGGTCGCGGAGCTCGCCCGACGCGGCCACCCGACGCACGCGGTCGACCTGCCGGGGCACGGCGCACGGTCCGACGAGCGCTTCACGCTGGACGGCGCGCTGGCCACGATCGACGCCGCGGTCGCGGCGTGCGCCGGCCCCCCGCTGCTGGTGGGGCTGTCGCTCGGCGGGTACGCGAGCCTGGCCTACGCGGGGCGCCACGAGGGCCGGGTCGCGGGTCTGCTGCTGGCGGGCTGCTCGACGCAGACCCGTGGCCCGCTGCTACGTGCCTACCGCCGCGCCTCGGTGTGGGTGACGTCGGTGCTGCCTCTCGGCCGGGGCACGTGGCACGTGGTGGCCGACATGCTCGACGCGGTGGCCGCCTGCTCACCGGTCGCGGACCTGCGGCGCGTCCGCGTCCCCGTGTGGCTCGTCAACGGGCGGCGCGACCCGCTGCGGCTCGAGGAACGGCGCTTCCTGCGCGCGCACCGGGGCGCGCGGCTCACCGTGGTGCCGCGTGCCGGTCACGACGTCAACGCGCACGCACCGGCCGCGTTCAACGCCGTCATGCTCGCGGCGCTGGCCGAGCTCTCCCCCGCCCCGGTCCGCGCCCCTGCACCCGCCTGA
- the pyk gene encoding pyruvate kinase, translated as MRRAKIVCTLGPATESLDMIQALVDAGMDVARINRSHGEPEEHAKVIKNVRAAAQASGRSVAVLVDLQGPKIRLGRFIEGKHDLAVGDAFTITVDDVEGTKERVSTTFKGLTGDVSPGDPILIDDGKVLVRVIEVVGNDVHTRVEVPGTVSNNKGLNLPGVAVSVPAMSDKDETDLRWGLAQGADFIALSFVRSAADYDRVRQIMEEEGRIVPVIAKVEKPQAVDNLAEIVNAFDGIMVARGDLGVELPLEQVPLVQKRAVELARRNAKPVIVATQVLESMTTNPRPTRAETSDCANAVLDGADAVMLSGETSVGDFPIETVRTMARIIEATEQLGRERIAPLGSTPHTRGGAITRAAAEIGERIGVKYLVTFTQSGDSARRMSRLRSPIPLLAFTPVESVRNVMSLSWGVQTYQVPQVGSTDEMVDQVDKTLQANGLAEQGDYVVVVSGAPVGVVGSTNSIVVHKIGDESERIA; from the coding sequence ATGCGTAGAGCAAAGATCGTCTGCACCCTCGGCCCGGCCACGGAGTCGCTCGACATGATCCAGGCGTTGGTCGACGCCGGCATGGACGTCGCGCGCATCAACCGGAGCCACGGCGAGCCCGAGGAGCACGCCAAGGTCATCAAGAACGTCCGCGCCGCCGCCCAGGCGTCGGGCCGCTCGGTCGCCGTCCTGGTCGACCTGCAGGGCCCGAAGATCCGCCTGGGCCGGTTCATCGAGGGCAAGCACGACCTCGCGGTCGGCGACGCCTTCACCATCACGGTCGACGACGTCGAGGGCACCAAGGAGCGCGTCTCGACGACGTTCAAGGGCCTCACCGGTGACGTGAGCCCCGGCGACCCGATCCTCATCGACGACGGCAAGGTCCTCGTCCGCGTGATCGAGGTCGTCGGCAACGACGTCCACACGCGCGTCGAGGTGCCCGGCACCGTCTCGAACAACAAGGGCCTCAACCTGCCCGGCGTCGCGGTCTCCGTGCCCGCGATGAGCGACAAGGACGAGACGGACCTGCGCTGGGGCCTGGCCCAGGGCGCGGACTTCATCGCGCTGTCCTTCGTGCGGTCGGCCGCGGACTACGACCGTGTGCGCCAGATCATGGAGGAGGAGGGCCGGATCGTCCCGGTCATCGCCAAGGTCGAGAAGCCGCAGGCGGTCGACAACCTCGCCGAGATCGTCAACGCGTTCGACGGCATCATGGTCGCGCGCGGCGACCTGGGCGTCGAGCTGCCGCTCGAGCAGGTCCCGCTGGTCCAGAAGCGCGCGGTCGAGCTGGCCCGTCGCAACGCCAAGCCGGTCATCGTGGCGACGCAGGTCCTCGAGTCCATGACGACGAACCCGCGCCCGACGCGCGCCGAGACGTCCGACTGCGCCAACGCGGTGCTCGACGGCGCCGACGCGGTCATGCTCTCGGGCGAGACCAGCGTGGGTGACTTCCCGATCGAGACGGTGCGCACCATGGCGCGCATCATCGAGGCGACCGAGCAGCTGGGCCGCGAGCGGATCGCCCCGCTCGGCTCGACCCCGCACACGCGCGGTGGTGCCATCACGCGTGCCGCGGCCGAGATCGGTGAGCGCATCGGCGTGAAGTACCTCGTCACGTTCACGCAGTCGGGCGACTCGGCCCGCCGCATGTCGCGCCTGCGGTCCCCGATCCCGCTGCTGGCGTTCACGCCCGTCGAGTCGGTCCGCAACGTCATGTCGCTCAGCTGGGGCGTGCAGACCTACCAGGTCCCGCAGGTCGGCAGCACCGACGAGATGGTGGACCAGGTCGACAAGACGCTCCAGGCGAACGGCCTCGCGGAGCAGGGCGACTACGTCGTCGTCGTCTCGGGTGCGCCCGTCGGCGTCGTCGGTTCGACGAACTCGATCGTCGTGCACAAGATCGGCGACGAGTCCGAGCGCATCGCCTGA
- a CDS encoding glutamate synthase subunit beta — protein sequence MADHRGFLKVRERELPPNRPVEVRIRDWKDVHAHLQEGQPFLTEQAGRCMDCGVPFCHNGCPLGNLIPEWNDLVWRGQWADAIERLHATNNFPEFTGRICPAPCESSCVLGINQPPVTIKNIEVSIIDEAFDRGLVTPQVPQRLTGHTVAVVGSGPAGLAAAQQLTRAGHTVAVYERDDEIGGLLRYGVPDFKLEKHHIDRRIAQMTAEGTRFRAGVEIGRELTWQQLQSRYDAIVVATGATVPRELRVPGHELAGVHPAMDYLHPANAVAAGKDPVALGLTPISAHGKHVVIIGGGDTGSDCLGTALRQGAASVTTLAIGKKPPTERPATQPWPTDPIVFEVSSSHEEGGERAYLASTVAFVPDAAGERVAGLRLATTEYLPDGRRVPTPGTEREIPADLVLVAMGFTGPETEALTAQLGVELTARGAVARTEDFATTVPGVFVAGDAGRGQSLVVWAIAEGRAAAAAVDTYLSGATELPRPVTASTTALRP from the coding sequence GTGGCTGACCACCGTGGCTTCCTGAAGGTGCGGGAGCGCGAGCTCCCGCCGAACCGCCCGGTCGAGGTGCGCATCCGCGACTGGAAGGACGTGCACGCGCACCTGCAGGAGGGCCAGCCGTTCCTCACGGAGCAGGCGGGCCGCTGCATGGACTGCGGCGTCCCGTTCTGCCACAACGGCTGCCCGCTGGGGAACCTCATCCCCGAGTGGAACGACCTGGTGTGGCGTGGTCAGTGGGCCGACGCGATCGAGCGCCTGCACGCGACCAACAACTTCCCCGAGTTCACCGGGCGGATCTGTCCCGCGCCGTGCGAGTCGTCGTGCGTGCTCGGCATCAACCAGCCGCCCGTGACGATCAAGAACATCGAGGTCTCGATCATCGACGAGGCCTTCGACCGCGGCCTGGTCACGCCGCAGGTGCCGCAGCGGCTCACGGGGCACACCGTGGCCGTCGTCGGTTCGGGCCCCGCGGGTCTGGCCGCGGCCCAGCAGCTGACGCGTGCGGGCCACACGGTGGCCGTGTACGAGCGGGACGACGAGATCGGCGGCCTGCTGCGGTACGGCGTGCCGGACTTCAAGCTCGAGAAGCACCACATCGACCGACGCATCGCGCAGATGACGGCCGAGGGCACGCGGTTCCGGGCGGGTGTCGAGATCGGGCGCGAGCTCACGTGGCAGCAGCTGCAGTCGCGGTACGACGCGATCGTCGTGGCCACGGGTGCGACCGTGCCGCGTGAGCTGCGTGTCCCGGGCCACGAGCTCGCGGGCGTGCACCCGGCCATGGACTACCTGCACCCGGCCAACGCGGTCGCGGCGGGCAAGGACCCGGTCGCGCTGGGCCTGACCCCGATCAGCGCGCACGGCAAGCACGTCGTCATCATCGGCGGCGGTGACACCGGGTCGGACTGCCTGGGCACCGCGCTGCGCCAGGGTGCCGCGTCGGTCACGACGCTCGCGATCGGCAAGAAGCCGCCGACCGAGCGCCCGGCCACGCAGCCCTGGCCCACCGACCCGATCGTGTTCGAGGTCTCGTCCTCGCACGAGGAGGGCGGCGAGCGCGCGTACCTGGCCTCGACGGTCGCGTTCGTGCCGGACGCCGCGGGCGAGCGGGTCGCGGGTCTGCGGCTCGCGACCACGGAGTACCTGCCGGACGGGCGCCGCGTCCCCACCCCCGGGACCGAGCGCGAGATCCCCGCGGACCTCGTCCTGGTCGCCATGGGCTTCACGGGACCCGAGACCGAGGCACTCACCGCGCAGCTGGGTGTCGAGCTCACGGCACGTGGCGCGGTCGCCCGCACCGAGGACTTCGCGACGACCGTCCCGGGCGTGTTCGTCGCGGGTGACGCCGGCCGCGGGCAGTCGCTCGTGGTCTGGGCGATCGCCGAGGGCCGAGCGGCCGCCGCGGCGGTCGACACGTACCTGTCGGGCGCGACCGAGCTGCCCCGCCCCGTGACCGCCAGCACCACGGCGCTGCGCCCCTGA